A window of the Citrus sinensis cultivar Valencia sweet orange chromosome 9, DVS_A1.0, whole genome shotgun sequence genome harbors these coding sequences:
- the LOC127900040 gene encoding uncharacterized protein LOC127900040 translates to MEQQIPEIPHPLYFRFELLYMGRIVLLQTVRPMHFKVHQLCSLAAMVVVGATSPNVQDFNPKATVPWAHISIDVPTDDCLAKIVRECILRGFLKLEINVLFRGYDEGAGCSQQSQPARGRLADLEDLPTIVDGTIKHPILSPSVGGIIHADSGTSARGVTTTILGKRRYKCKKCGTGGHSKRTCKAPIQATTFSSPEPVTRTQANNLDPHSGIGSTAETSTMREYQLLR, encoded by the exons ATGGAACAACAAATACCAGAAATCCCCCATCCGCTTTACTTTAGGTTTGAGCTTCTGTACATGGGACGCATCGTGCTTCTTCAAACGGTGAGGCCTATGCACTTCAAAGTCCACCAACTCTGTAGTTTGGCAGCAATGGTCGTCGTTGGTGCAACATCACCTaatgtgcaagatttcaatccAAAGGCAACAGTCCCCTGGGCTCATATATCGATTGATGTCCCGACCGATGATTGTTTGGCAAAGATCGTACGGGAGTGCATTCTGAGAGGCTTCCTGAAATTAGAAATCAATGTTCTTTTTAGAGGCTATGATGAAGGAGCAGGTTGTAGCCAACAATCACAACCTGCACGGGGCAGACTGGCTGACCTTGAAGATTTGCCTACTATTGTTGATGGAACCATTAAACATCCAATTTTGAGTCCATCAGTGGGTGGGATCATTCATGCTGACTCTGGTACAAGTGCAAGAGGAGTCACAACGACCATTCTGGGTAAACGTCGTTACAAGTGCAAGAAGTGCGGGACTGGCGGCCATAGTAAGCGAACGTGCAAGGCCCCTATACAGGCGACAACCTTTTCATCCCCCGAACCAGTAACT CGCACTCAAGCAAATAATTTGGATCCACATTCTGGGATTGGATCGACTGCCGAGACATCCACCATGCGTGAATATCAGCTCCTTCGTTGA